The following are from one region of the Synergistales bacterium genome:
- the sdaAB gene encoding L-serine ammonia-lyase, iron-sulfur-dependent subunit beta: MLLEEIIGPVMIGPSSSHTAGAARLGKLARTCWGTTEGSVEIYLRGSFATTGKGHGTDRALLAGLMGMDPDDPQIRSAYQVAEERQLVYTFHTEEVDGAHPNSARFVFRSGKDEGMEVLGASVGGGAVELQEIDGFRLRLTGELPTLVTFHRDSPGVASVVTSVLTGMEINIATPTLARKTRGGLASMAIEMDAGTERDVADRVRNAHPSLLRVLFLAPEGGD; the protein is encoded by the coding sequence ATGCTTCTTGAAGAGATCATCGGACCGGTGATGATCGGCCCCTCTTCCAGTCATACGGCGGGAGCAGCCCGTCTGGGCAAGCTGGCCCGGACCTGCTGGGGGACCACGGAGGGTTCGGTGGAGATCTATCTGCGGGGGAGTTTCGCCACCACCGGCAAGGGACACGGGACAGACAGGGCGCTTCTGGCGGGGCTCATGGGGATGGACCCCGACGACCCGCAGATCCGGTCGGCCTACCAGGTCGCCGAAGAACGACAGCTGGTCTACACCTTCCACACCGAGGAGGTGGACGGCGCCCACCCGAATTCGGCGCGCTTCGTCTTCCGCAGCGGGAAGGACGAGGGGATGGAGGTTCTGGGGGCCTCCGTCGGGGGCGGAGCGGTGGAGCTGCAGGAGATCGACGGCTTCCGGCTCCGGCTCACCGGCGAGCTGCCCACGCTGGTCACCTTCCACAGGGACAGCCCCGGCGTCGCCTCGGTGGTCACCTCGGTCCTCACCGGGATGGAGATCAACATCGCCACCCCCACGCTGGCCCGCAAGACCCGGGGCGGTCTGGCCTCCATGGCCATCGAGATGGACGCCGGTACGGAACGCGACGTGGCCG